From Ruminococcus sp. HUN007, a single genomic window includes:
- a CDS encoding pyridoxamine 5'-phosphate oxidase family protein: MRRNDREITDNDVIEAFIAKEQIIRIAFCDNGDIYIVPVNYGYINENGNYSFYFHGAKAGRKYELSKTSPKVGFEIDGNYELLEADVACDFSAKFQSVIGTGTLSLVEDTSEKIKGLNTLMKQTTARPEWSYEDAMINDVAVFRLDVEKMSCKAK, translated from the coding sequence ATGAGAAGAAATGATAGAGAAATAACAGATAACGACGTGATTGAAGCATTTATTGCTAAAGAACAGATCATAAGAATAGCTTTCTGTGATAATGGCGATATTTACATCGTACCTGTAAACTACGGATACATTAATGAAAACGGAAACTACAGCTTCTATTTTCATGGAGCTAAGGCAGGCAGAAAATATGAGCTTTCAAAGACTTCTCCGAAGGTGGGGTTTGAGATAGACGGCAACTACGAGCTCCTTGAAGCAGATGTAGCCTGCGATTTCTCTGCTAAGTTCCAGAGCGTTATCGGAACAGGTACACTCAGCTTAGTGGAGGATACGAGCGAAAAAATCAAAGGTTTGAATACGCTTATGAAACAGACCACTGCAAGACCTGAATGGAGCTATGAAGATGCAATGATAAACGACGTGGCGGTTTTCAGGCTCGATGTTGAGAAAATGTCCTGCAAGGCAAAATAA
- a CDS encoding SUKH-3 domain-containing protein encodes MIIHDEAVKKVLMDSGWNEERNVDITEFIEAYNKYGYDMPDKVKEVLSAFGGLTLKIPDYRYQYYCEVTGKTSAKETDLYTFLIVKPDELLKNDSERMIKETRDYTKEVAAFYKLSEVYPIGYRSDYEEEYYIGENGELIDTHEDMSICLGNSFEEGIKRIMTDKDTDMEYFSEY; translated from the coding sequence ATGATAATTCATGATGAAGCAGTAAAGAAAGTCCTTATGGACAGCGGTTGGAATGAAGAACGAAATGTTGATATAACTGAATTTATCGAGGCGTATAATAAATATGGATATGATATGCCAGATAAAGTTAAGGAAGTCCTCTCAGCTTTCGGCGGTTTAACTCTGAAAATACCAGATTATCGTTATCAGTATTACTGTGAAGTCACAGGAAAAACTTCGGCAAAAGAAACTGATCTCTACACATTCTTAATCGTAAAGCCCGATGAATTATTGAAAAATGATTCTGAGCGAATGATCAAAGAAACGAGAGATTATACAAAAGAAGTTGCAGCTTTTTATAAACTGTCCGAAGTTTATCCGATAGGCTACAGATCAGATTATGAAGAAGAATATTATATTGGTGAAAATGGTGAACTCATAGATACACATGAGGATATGAGCATTTGCCTTGGAAACTCCTTCGAGGAGGGAATAAAGCGTATAATGACAGATAAGGATACTGACATGGAGTATTTCAGTGAGTATTGA
- a CDS encoding NYN domain-containing protein encodes MSALQVSYAECSELIEKLRADRDATTIRYLCKLRTVLMQRFKKTDDLMRFQLKNLHNIEWYDHDNIKQLEKWGFTIIQANYRSEKYMQDFTRLINENIDKCSRLFYDWLNWEYIKDLFFVPKYNKNGVMKEEFNKYMANIEHYPFQMYIHWQPAEVGSIVYSDRKFLKIIYGQHNDSFTDYTKYRDADDETRNNIYNFIDSTEKTAIAVDCENSNPYKLYSVLKGLNQEELAKIEKITLYDDPNTTAGWDWLSKFTQIPVEHIEIERVSDRKSLVDVRMTASVVTDFYRNGITSFIIVSSDSDFWGLIESLPKAKFLVMYEYEKCGTAIKNALAQHGIYYCAIDDFCSAATEDMKRAVLFAELEKHLPDLIGENPLDLTHKIYEATRVTATMKEMENFCNRYVKTLRLKVNSEGVFVIEIQK; translated from the coding sequence ATGTCGGCTCTGCAAGTAAGCTATGCAGAGTGTTCTGAGCTGATTGAGAAGCTCAGAGCCGACCGTGATGCTACTACCATAAGATATTTGTGCAAGCTGCGAACCGTACTGATGCAGAGGTTCAAAAAGACCGATGATCTGATGCGGTTTCAGCTCAAAAACCTGCATAACATAGAGTGGTACGACCACGATAACATCAAACAGCTTGAAAAATGGGGATTTACCATTATACAAGCGAATTACCGTTCAGAAAAGTATATGCAGGATTTCACAAGGCTCATCAATGAAAACATTGATAAATGCTCCCGGCTGTTCTATGACTGGCTGAACTGGGAGTATATCAAAGATTTATTCTTTGTCCCGAAGTATAATAAAAACGGCGTAATGAAGGAAGAATTCAATAAATACATGGCAAACATCGAGCATTACCCGTTTCAGATGTATATTCACTGGCAGCCTGCCGAAGTCGGGAGCATCGTCTATTCCGACCGTAAGTTCCTGAAGATCATCTACGGTCAGCATAATGACAGCTTCACTGACTATACGAAATATCGGGATGCAGATGATGAAACCCGAAATAATATATATAATTTTATCGACAGCACCGAGAAAACTGCTATCGCTGTCGATTGCGAGAATTCCAACCCGTACAAGCTGTATAGTGTTCTGAAAGGCTTAAATCAAGAAGAACTTGCCAAGATCGAGAAAATCACGCTCTATGACGATCCGAACACTACCGCAGGCTGGGATTGGCTCTCCAAATTCACGCAGATTCCAGTTGAGCATATTGAGATAGAGAGAGTATCTGATCGAAAATCCCTGGTCGATGTGCGAATGACCGCAAGCGTAGTCACGGACTTCTACCGTAACGGCATCACATCATTTATCATTGTGTCGAGTGATTCCGACTTTTGGGGACTCATCGAGAGCCTGCCGAAAGCGAAGTTTCTCGTTATGTACGAATACGAGAAATGTGGAACGGCGATCAAGAACGCCCTCGCACAGCACGGCATCTATTATTGTGCCATTGACGATTTCTGCTCCGCTGCCACCGAGGACATGAAGCGAGCCGTCCTCTTTGCGGAGCTTGAAAAGCATTTGCCCGACCTCATCGGTGAGAACCCTCTGGACCTTACCCACAAGATCTACGAAGCCACAAGAGTGACCGCTACCATGAAGGAGATGGAGAATTTCTGCAATCGGTATGTCAAGACCTTGCGGCTCAAGGTGAACTCCGAGGGAGTTTTCGTGATAGAAATTCAGAAATAA
- a CDS encoding EamA family transporter → MWLIMAALSALFAGLTAILAKCGIKKTDSDVATALRTVVVLLFAWIMVFIVGSAGTITEISTKSIIFLILSGFATGASWICYFKALSVGDVNKVVPVDKSSTVLTVLIAIILFSETEHLAVKLIGTALLAAGVFLMIEKKKTEAKDTKRTWLPYAIGSAVFAALTSILGKIGITDVESNLGTAIRTGVVLVMAWLIVFVKGKGAELKNTDSKELVFIALSGIATGASWLCYYYSIQNGVVSVVVPIDKLSIIVSVAFSYFVFKEKLSRKALAGLILIVVGTLAMAIWA, encoded by the coding sequence ATGTGGCTGATCATGGCGGCTTTGTCCGCGCTCTTTGCCGGACTTACGGCGATACTTGCGAAATGCGGAATCAAAAAGACTGATTCAGACGTGGCGACTGCTCTGCGGACGGTCGTTGTACTCCTTTTTGCCTGGATCATGGTGTTTATCGTTGGCTCTGCTGGAACGATCACGGAAATATCGACAAAATCTATCATCTTCTTAATTCTGTCCGGCTTTGCGACAGGAGCCTCGTGGATCTGCTATTTTAAAGCCCTGTCCGTCGGCGATGTGAACAAGGTCGTTCCCGTCGATAAATCCAGCACGGTTCTGACAGTGCTTATCGCAATCATCCTTTTCAGTGAGACAGAACATCTGGCGGTCAAGCTGATCGGTACTGCACTTCTTGCGGCAGGCGTGTTTCTGATGATCGAAAAGAAGAAAACTGAAGCAAAGGACACAAAGCGCACGTGGCTGCCCTACGCGATCGGTTCCGCTGTTTTTGCTGCCCTGACCTCTATTCTGGGAAAGATCGGCATAACGGATGTAGAATCAAATCTCGGGACGGCGATCCGTACTGGTGTTGTTCTTGTTATGGCTTGGCTGATCGTCTTCGTTAAAGGCAAAGGTGCTGAACTGAAAAATACTGATTCCAAAGAACTTGTATTCATAGCTCTGTCCGGGATTGCCACAGGCGCATCATGGCTCTGTTACTATTACTCCATACAGAACGGCGTTGTCAGCGTTGTCGTACCGATCGATAAGCTCAGCATTATCGTTTCCGTCGCTTTTTCCTATTTCGTATTCAAAGAAAAGTTGAGCAGAAAGGCGCTTGCCGGGTTGATTCTGATTGTTGTCGGCACTTTGGCGATGGCGATCTGGGCATAG
- a CDS encoding ParB N-terminal domain-containing protein — MNTPQFDLSAMLTQQTAVQQIPCEMLHPYHNHKFELYTGERLEDMVASIKENGVLSPIIVQPDGDGYEILIGHNRWNASKLAGLPSVPVIIKAGLTEDEAEMYVIESNVMQRGFENLRISEQAAAVALRHNEMFSQGKRNDILRELELLENPNAEVEESTLTPVGSKLDSGKTVGAEYGVSKGSVIRLIRINKLIDRLKALVDSGDIAIRTGVELSFLSEDTQAIVAECAEEDKIEYKIAKMLRASAESDGYIDRDTVHSIIYGDDSEQTPKPKSVKISNYTYTKYFAEGTKPKEITETIEKALEFYFKNNT, encoded by the coding sequence ATGAATACACCGCAGTTTGACCTGAGTGCTATGCTCACACAACAGACCGCAGTACAGCAGATACCGTGCGAAATGCTCCATCCGTACCACAATCACAAGTTTGAGCTTTATACAGGTGAAAGACTTGAAGATATGGTTGCAAGCATCAAGGAGAACGGTGTACTTTCACCGATCATCGTACAGCCCGACGGTGACGGATATGAAATCCTTATCGGTCACAACCGCTGGAACGCTTCAAAGCTCGCAGGACTTCCTTCTGTACCTGTTATCATCAAGGCAGGACTTACCGAGGACGAAGCCGAAATGTACGTTATCGAGAGTAATGTTATGCAGAGAGGCTTTGAAAACCTCAGAATATCAGAACAGGCTGCCGCTGTTGCTCTCCGCCATAATGAAATGTTCTCTCAGGGCAAGAGAAATGACATTCTCAGGGAGCTTGAACTCCTTGAAAATCCTAATGCAGAAGTCGAGGAATCAACTTTGACTCCAGTGGGGTCAAAGTTAGACAGCGGAAAAACAGTCGGTGCGGAATACGGCGTAAGCAAGGGTTCAGTTATTCGTCTTATTCGCATAAACAAGCTGATTGACAGACTGAAAGCCCTTGTGGACAGCGGAGATATTGCTATCAGGACAGGAGTGGAGCTTTCTTTCCTGTCGGAAGATACGCAGGCTATTGTTGCCGAGTGTGCTGAGGAAGATAAGATCGAATATAAAATCGCCAAGATGCTCCGTGCATCTGCCGAAAGCGACGGATATATCGACCGTGATACTGTTCACAGCATTATCTATGGTGATGATAGTGAGCAGACACCGAAGCCAAAGAGCGTGAAGATCAGCAACTACACCTATACCAAGTATTTCGCAGAAGGTACAAAACCCAAAGAAATCACGGAAACCATTGAAAAGGCGTTAGAATTCTATTTTAAGAACAATACCTGA
- a CDS encoding ParA family protein — METTIIAISNQKGGVGKSTTAYNLGACLALKHDKKVLLVDFDPQANLSEYLKYEQDGNPTMTQLIMSLYTGNPLTAGTVRQAIHHNETAGVDYIPSDINLANAETLMVTMISKEYILRKVLSEDVISGYDFVLIDCLPSLGTLLINALTAADRVLIPVQTQKFSMDGLQSLEALTQLVKVNTNPKLNLVGVLPTMVDRTKVSRTAMDTLNEKYGDMLFRTSISKSVEAAKSSENGTPLCLTGHRIGKEYDELAQEVLSRC; from the coding sequence ATGGAAACCACTATCATTGCAATCAGTAATCAGAAAGGCGGTGTCGGCAAATCGACCACAGCCTATAACCTTGGAGCTTGCCTTGCTTTGAAACATGATAAGAAGGTACTTCTTGTGGACTTCGATCCGCAGGCTAATCTCTCAGAGTACCTGAAATACGAGCAGGACGGAAATCCGACTATGACTCAGCTCATTATGTCGCTCTATACAGGCAATCCTTTGACTGCCGGTACAGTACGGCAAGCCATTCACCACAATGAAACCGCAGGAGTGGACTATATTCCGTCCGACATCAACCTTGCAAATGCGGAAACGCTTATGGTCACGATGATCTCAAAGGAGTACATTCTCCGCAAGGTACTTAGTGAAGATGTTATCAGCGGATATGACTTTGTACTTATCGACTGCCTGCCGTCCCTCGGAACGCTCCTTATCAACGCTCTCACCGCCGCCGACAGAGTGCTTATCCCGGTACAGACACAGAAGTTCAGTATGGACGGTCTGCAATCCCTTGAAGCTCTAACACAGCTTGTTAAAGTCAACACCAATCCGAAGCTGAACCTTGTAGGAGTGCTGCCGACTATGGTTGACCGCACTAAGGTAAGCAGGACGGCTATGGATACTCTCAATGAAAAGTACGGTGATATGCTGTTCAGGACAAGCATCAGCAAATCCGTTGAAGCTGCCAAAAGCTCCGAAAACGGCACACCGCTTTGTCTCACAGGTCACAGGATAGGTAAAGAATATGATGAATTAGCTCAGGAGGTGCTTTCAAGATGTTAA
- a CDS encoding single-stranded DNA-binding protein — translation MLNKFLVAGRMTADPEIKTVGDNRLCKFTIACERPKRKGEEKTETDFFTCTAWNRNADVVVDWFGKGDIITLVGAVHINQYEKNGEKRNSTEVKVEEIHFSGGKKNNNSNTNVGSGEEPLF, via the coding sequence ATGTTAAACAAATTCTTAGTAGCAGGCAGAATGACTGCCGATCCCGAAATCAAGACCGTTGGCGATAACCGCCTCTGCAAGTTTACTATCGCTTGTGAACGACCGAAACGAAAGGGTGAGGAGAAAACTGAAACCGACTTCTTCACCTGCACCGCCTGGAACCGCAACGCTGATGTAGTAGTCGATTGGTTCGGCAAAGGCGATATTATCACACTCGTCGGAGCGGTACATATCAACCAGTATGAAAAGAACGGAGAGAAGCGTAACTCCACCGAGGTAAAGGTCGAAGAAATCCACTTCTCAGGCGGTAAGAAGAACAATAACAGCAATACCAACGTCGGATCAGGCGAAGAACCGCTGTTCTGA
- a CDS encoding DUF4279 domain-containing protein: protein MFKHKCEMCGLEFETNNTRAKYCIYCRDKVQVQRNRAYAEKKKSGSAVKIGSEQVCPICGKTYTVTSGSQKYCKECTAGKKRKKSAPNTEYLKGHYDYIRVNVPKGEREKIKAYAESLGMSVNKLLLTALEEYQDKHNNSKASSQSSCYTYFMIRGNFDPDSITELLGLVPEKTWRIGDKRKNGTVYDFAMWQYGTCDAYDVYVENQMLKTITPLLSKISALKEIKQRYDVEFTLEVVPTIKSSEGVPCVAPSMEVMQFCCDTATKIDIDLYVDIDE from the coding sequence TTGTTTAAGCATAAATGTGAGATGTGCGGACTGGAGTTTGAGACAAACAACACCCGTGCCAAATACTGTATCTATTGCCGTGATAAGGTTCAGGTACAGAGGAACAGAGCCTATGCGGAGAAGAAGAAGTCCGGTTCTGCTGTTAAGATCGGCAGCGAACAGGTTTGCCCGATCTGCGGAAAGACCTACACCGTGACCTCCGGCTCTCAGAAGTATTGCAAGGAGTGTACCGCAGGCAAGAAGCGGAAAAAGTCCGCTCCGAACACGGAATACCTCAAAGGGCATTACGATTATATCCGTGTCAATGTTCCGAAGGGAGAGCGTGAGAAGATCAAGGCTTATGCGGAATCGCTCGGTATGAGCGTGAATAAGCTGTTGCTCACGGCTTTGGAGGAATATCAGGATAAACATAACAACAGTAAAGCAAGCAGTCAATCAAGTTGCTATACCTATTTCATGATAAGAGGTAATTTCGATCCTGATTCTATAACCGAATTGCTTGGACTTGTGCCTGAAAAAACATGGAGAATAGGCGATAAAAGAAAGAACGGCACGGTCTATGACTTCGCTATGTGGCAGTATGGTACTTGCGATGCGTATGATGTTTATGTCGAGAACCAAATGTTAAAGACAATCACTCCGCTTCTTTCAAAGATCAGCGCTTTGAAAGAAATAAAGCAAAGATACGATGTGGAGTTCACATTGGAGGTCGTTCCTACAATAAAATCTTCTGAAGGAGTACCTTGTGTAGCTCCCTCTATGGAAGTAATGCAATTCTGCTGTGATACCGCCACGAAAATAGATATTGATCTGTATGTGGATATTGATGAATAA
- a CDS encoding relaxase/mobilization nuclease domain-containing protein encodes MATTKIFPITATEAKALAYIANPDKTNNGRLILTSGCSEDPYQASRDFEEIRKQGTGLSTVLSQHFIQSFAPGEITPEQALQVGKEMCERFLKGEYQYFLAVHNDRDHIHLHVIFNNVNQWNGRTFETNENRRYTQKDRSYNKLRDISDKVCKEHNLSVIICPEPDKGMSYWEWAMNRKGLSWKAKLKYAIDQVAKQSDDFDDFLKKCRENGILVEYNPDHKIDLKFMLAEQKERNPRAKFTRAKTLGWYYETAQIKKRIDMYKGVMSYAPRARVKRTAQVQENKYLRDYIDRANMKQVSKSINIASKYGIRADEIEGEAMAAFILKGQLSEQRNAVDIQLDDLIAQVKVLKKYRRLSEIAAELKTLSGRQAKQFRSEHSSELNEYGECQKQILEWYPSGHIPSVEAAEKKIHALKQEREQLKSQYETVKIKAKELGEAQRDIDDFLRQERETKQQKRKKNKNGDLE; translated from the coding sequence TTGGCAACCACTAAGATATTTCCAATCACAGCTACTGAGGCTAAAGCATTAGCGTATATCGCCAATCCCGATAAGACCAACAACGGCAGACTGATTTTAACATCAGGGTGCAGCGAAGATCCTTATCAAGCGAGCCGTGATTTTGAGGAGATCAGGAAGCAGGGAACGGGTTTAAGTACAGTCCTCTCACAGCACTTCATTCAGAGTTTTGCACCTGGGGAAATTACACCCGAACAGGCATTGCAGGTCGGCAAGGAAATGTGTGAGCGATTTCTCAAGGGAGAGTATCAGTATTTTCTTGCAGTCCATAACGACCGTGACCATATTCATCTGCACGTTATATTCAACAACGTAAACCAATGGAACGGACGCACTTTTGAGACTAACGAGAACCGCAGATACACTCAGAAAGACCGCTCATATAATAAGCTTCGTGATATATCCGATAAGGTATGTAAGGAGCATAATCTGTCTGTCATTATCTGTCCCGAACCTGATAAGGGAATGTCCTATTGGGAGTGGGCAATGAACCGTAAGGGACTGTCATGGAAAGCGAAGCTGAAATATGCGATTGACCAAGTAGCAAAGCAGAGTGATGACTTCGATGATTTTCTGAAAAAATGCAGGGAGAACGGTATTCTTGTCGAGTACAATCCCGACCATAAGATCGACCTGAAATTTATGCTTGCCGAGCAGAAAGAACGCAATCCCCGTGCTAAGTTTACCCGTGCAAAAACGCTGGGCTGGTATTACGAAACAGCTCAGATAAAGAAACGCATTGATATGTACAAGGGCGTTATGTCATACGCTCCGAGGGCGAGGGTTAAGCGGACAGCTCAGGTGCAGGAAAACAAGTATCTCAGAGACTACATTGACCGTGCAAATATGAAGCAAGTCAGCAAGTCCATAAATATCGCTTCCAAGTACGGTATCAGAGCTGATGAAATCGAAGGTGAAGCTATGGCTGCCTTTATACTGAAAGGTCAGCTTTCCGAACAGAGAAATGCAGTCGATATACAGCTTGATGATCTTATCGCACAGGTTAAGGTTCTGAAAAAATATCGCCGTCTTAGTGAGATAGCTGCAGAGCTGAAAACACTCAGCGGACGGCAGGCAAAGCAGTTCCGTTCAGAGCATAGTTCCGAGCTGAATGAATACGGAGAATGTCAGAAACAGATTCTCGAATGGTATCCGTCAGGTCATATCCCCTCAGTCGAAGCGGCGGAGAAAAAAATTCACGCCCTTAAACAAGAGCGTGAACAGTTAAAATCTCAGTATGAAACTGTTAAGATCAAGGCAAAAGAACTGGGCGAGGCTCAGCGTGATATTGATGATTTTCTCAGGCAGGAGCGTGAGACTAAACAGCAGAAACGTAAGAAGAATAAGAATGGTGATTTGGAGTGA
- the mobC gene encoding plasmid mobilization relaxosome protein MobC produces the protein MIKTSRNAEKDSRTQFIKFRVSDEELEAINNKFQNSGMKSKSDFIRTMIMEGHIVIFSETELREIHRLMTTIANNVNQIAVRANSTGKVYDEDIAEIKEEINQIWQPLRYFQSQLLRLKH, from the coding sequence GTGATAAAAACGAGTAGAAATGCTGAGAAAGACAGCCGAACACAGTTCATTAAATTCCGAGTCAGTGATGAAGAACTTGAAGCTATCAATAACAAGTTTCAGAATAGTGGTATGAAGTCCAAGAGTGACTTTATCAGGACTATGATCATGGAGGGGCATATCGTTATTTTCAGCGAGACTGAGCTGAGGGAGATCCACCGTCTTATGACTACGATTGCGAATAACGTGAATCAAATAGCCGTGAGAGCCAACAGCACAGGTAAAGTATACGATGAAGATATTGCTGAAATCAAGGAGGAAATCAATCAGATTTGGCAACCACTAAGATATTTCCAATCACAGCTACTGAGGCTAAAGCATTAG
- a CDS encoding WYL domain-containing protein: MEHERIICVLEYLSRYSDENTYVSIKQIQDYVSQVGNLSMPAEVTIRRDIDRLTNMGNNIVKKNCDHNKAFYALIDKGFSFNEIRFIVDSISINKFLTSKQKRQLIKKFEGMCSDAEIRQLISRITLNEKCSPSLDLLNNLDLIHRLIAEKRKINFEYGKYDTDKKIKYYHKKRELIPVKVVFFNNRFYLKCYNEETEAWRTYRIDRMKNIESGEVSRCLLPKEEKCDGFIIDMFEPEYYENVTLRVKRVLLDDMMEHFGEYASVSRYSDDGNSVNISVRVGINQRFYLWVMKYGDGIELLSPPKVRSEFLSEVRKMLGAYPDFSFQK, from the coding sequence ATGGAACACGAAAGAATAATCTGCGTACTGGAATATCTCTCCCGATATTCCGATGAAAACACCTATGTCAGTATCAAGCAGATACAGGATTATGTTTCGCAGGTCGGCAACTTATCTATGCCTGCCGAGGTCACTATCCGCCGTGACATAGATAGACTCACCAACATGGGCAATAACATTGTCAAAAAGAACTGTGATCACAACAAGGCTTTCTATGCTCTGATCGACAAAGGTTTCTCGTTCAATGAGATACGCTTCATAGTAGACTCCATATCAATCAACAAGTTCCTGACTTCAAAGCAGAAGCGTCAGCTCATCAAGAAATTTGAAGGTATGTGTTCCGATGCCGAGATCAGACAGCTCATCAGCCGCATCACGCTCAACGAAAAGTGTTCTCCTTCCCTTGATCTGCTGAACAACTTAGACCTTATCCATAGGCTGATAGCAGAAAAAAGAAAAATCAACTTTGAGTACGGTAAATATGATACCGACAAGAAAATCAAATACTATCACAAGAAGCGAGAGCTTATCCCTGTAAAAGTGGTTTTCTTCAATAACCGCTTTTATCTGAAATGCTACAATGAAGAAACCGAGGCTTGGCGTACCTACCGCATAGACCGTATGAAGAATATAGAAAGCGGTGAAGTATCAAGATGCCTTCTGCCGAAAGAAGAAAAGTGTGACGGCTTTATTATAGATATGTTTGAACCCGAATACTATGAGAACGTCACACTCAGAGTAAAGCGTGTTCTGCTCGATGATATGATGGAGCATTTCGGAGAATATGCCTCTGTCTCCAGATACTCCGATGACGGTAACTCAGTAAACATTTCCGTTCGTGTAGGCATCAACCAGAGATTTTATCTATGGGTGATGAAGTACGGTGACGGAATAGAGCTGCTGTCTCCGCCAAAAGTTCGGTCTGAGTTCTTATCAGAAGTCAGAAAAATGCTCGGTGCTTATCCTGATTTTTCTTTTCAGAAGTGA
- a CDS encoding dockerin type I repeat-containing protein, with protein MRKHLIKRFLAIMIASMMTNIIAIDSGSGIWSKTPIKAWANTEYCDVNEDGSVTTSDLISLAKMIIGTEATNSVADIDCDGKVDSIDFIKLRNVFLNGSEPNTTQDNPQNNEEDNSIYCFYYSMIKMLARTFGDILPNNPTYYNYYLYDINGDGIYELITHVGGGEADAILFIYTIDTSSNEVKEISHFSVTHSWLSTQDDKLYINTGHQGYYFLTLLEMDGDSDSWSISQNLIREESDLLDYTTYGTALKGYRLSDTSAIEELCPRELLDDVPNVEGYAKTIYDESRLYLSGHFNTVSIVTYSNVDDYKYDTEYYSVDDIGEYITLPYNGYPAAYVIVTPFNEAGVVGEPIKCYVENSTLLNLDGTNPNHKGTVFTDGDVLFIRSSPEIINSPDNGNKIDCFNNGTIIDINLNYSTDEWYFVTGTGVSGNTVSGYVFREYVRLN; from the coding sequence ATGCGTAAACACTTAATTAAAAGGTTTCTTGCTATTATGATAGCAAGTATGATGACAAATATTATCGCTATAGATTCAGGAAGTGGCATCTGGAGTAAAACTCCGATTAAAGCTTGGGCTAATACTGAATACTGTGATGTAAATGAAGATGGTTCTGTTACAACAAGTGACTTAATCTCTTTAGCCAAAATGATTATTGGAACGGAAGCGACAAATTCTGTTGCTGATATTGACTGTGATGGAAAAGTTGATTCTATAGATTTTATAAAACTTAGAAATGTATTTTTGAATGGATCAGAGCCTAATACAACTCAAGATAATCCCCAAAACAATGAAGAAGATAATTCTATTTATTGTTTTTATTATTCTATGATAAAAATGCTTGCACGCACATTTGGGGATATTTTGCCGAACAATCCAACATATTACAATTATTATTTATATGATATAAACGGTGATGGAATATATGAGCTCATCACTCATGTAGGTGGAGGAGAAGCTGATGCTATATTATTTATATATACTATCGATACAAGTAGCAATGAAGTAAAAGAAATTAGCCATTTTTCTGTAACTCATAGCTGGCTTTCAACTCAAGATGATAAGTTGTACATTAATACCGGACACCAAGGATATTATTTTCTGACTTTATTAGAAATGGATGGAGATTCCGATTCTTGGTCTATATCTCAAAATCTAATTCGTGAAGAAAGTGATTTGTTAGATTACACAACGTATGGAACGGCATTAAAAGGATATCGCTTATCCGATACAAGTGCGATTGAAGAACTTTGTCCACGAGAATTGCTGGATGATGTCCCAAATGTTGAGGGATATGCTAAAACAATTTATGATGAAAGCCGGTTGTATTTGTCAGGGCATTTTAATACTGTTTCCATTGTAACATACAGTAATGTAGATGATTATAAATACGATACAGAATACTACAGTGTTGATGATATTGGAGAATATATTACTTTGCCCTATAACGGATACCCAGCTGCTTATGTTATTGTAACTCCATTTAACGAAGCAGGAGTAGTAGGTGAACCTATTAAATGTTATGTTGAAAACTCTACATTATTAAATCTTGACGGAACAAATCCTAATCATAAAGGAACGGTTTTTACTGATGGTGACGTACTATTTATACGCTCATCTCCTGAAATAATCAACTCTCCAGATAACGGAAATAAAATAGATTGTTTCAATAACGGCACCATAATAGATATTAACCTCAACTACTCTACAGATGAATGGTATTTTGTCACTGGAACAGGAGTAAGCGGAAACACTGTATCTGGTTACGTATTCAGAGAGTATGTACGTTTAAATTGA